One Bacteroidota bacterium genomic region harbors:
- a CDS encoding aldo/keto reductase, whose amino-acid sequence MKYRELGKTGEKVSAIGFGCMPISSIYGEADDAESMKILYHTLELGINLWDTADIYGVDHSNEILVGKALKGHRDQVFLASKFGFVLNEGEHDGFMPNTTHLDCSPVYVKQACDESLKRLDVDHIDLYYAHRIDPTVPVEETVGAMSELVREGKVRYIGLSECTLDDLQKAIKVFQITAVQSEFSLLSQQHRAVMEFCKENGIAFIPFAPLSRGLMTATLNADTLEANDFRRRLPRYQGEYLINNANL is encoded by the coding sequence ATGAAGTACAGAGAATTAGGAAAAACAGGAGAGAAAGTATCGGCTATTGGATTTGGTTGTATGCCAATTAGTAGTATATATGGTGAAGCTGATGATGCAGAAAGCATGAAAATCCTTTATCATACCTTGGAATTAGGTATTAATCTTTGGGATACCGCAGACATTTATGGGGTGGATCATAGTAATGAAATTTTAGTTGGCAAGGCATTAAAGGGACATCGCGATCAGGTATTTCTGGCCAGCAAGTTCGGCTTTGTTTTAAATGAAGGGGAACATGATGGATTTATGCCAAACACAACCCATTTGGATTGCTCACCAGTGTATGTTAAACAGGCATGTGATGAAAGCTTAAAACGTTTGGATGTAGACCATATTGATCTTTATTATGCACATCGTATAGATCCTACAGTTCCAGTAGAGGAAACAGTAGGTGCCATGAGCGAACTGGTAAGAGAAGGAAAGGTTCGTTATATCGGCTTAAGTGAATGTACTTTAGATGATTTGCAGAAGGCAATAAAAGTATTCCAGATTACAGCAGTTCAAAGCGAATTCTCGTTATTATCTCAGCAACATCGTGCAGTAATGGAATTCTGTAAAGAAAATGGTATTGCATTTATACCTTTTGCACCACTAAGCCGTGGACTAATGACCGCTACCTTAAATGCCGATACTCTGGAGGCTAATGATTTCCGCCGTCGTCTTCCTCGTTATCAGGGAGAATATTTAATCAATAATGCCAACCT
- a CDS encoding cupin domain-containing protein yields MSESRDLSNSAIFSKGEKFVSNNFKGTVYLNMLTLGACPIGNVTFEPGCRNNWHVHAGGQILLVTGGRGYYQEEGKPAQELHPGDVVQIPAGVKHWHGAAPDSWFVHLAIEVNPEKGPATWLEPVADEEYNKLK; encoded by the coding sequence ATGAGTGAATCAAGAGATTTAAGCAATAGCGCTATTTTTTCCAAGGGAGAAAAATTTGTAAGTAACAATTTTAAAGGTACGGTATATCTTAATATGCTGACACTTGGAGCATGCCCAATTGGCAATGTAACTTTTGAACCGGGATGTCGCAATAACTGGCATGTTCATGCTGGCGGTCAGATACTTCTTGTTACCGGTGGCAGAGGTTATTATCAGGAAGAGGGAAAACCGGCACAGGAACTCCATCCTGGGGATGTGGTTCAGATTCCTGCAGGTGTAAAGCATTGGCATGGTGCAGCACCTGACAGTTGGTTTGTGCACCTTGCAATTGAAGTGAATCCTGAAAAGGGGCCTGCTACGTGGTTAGAACCTGTAGCTGACGAAGAGTATAACAAACTAAAGTAG